The proteins below come from a single Dinghuibacter silviterrae genomic window:
- a CDS encoding TetR/AcrR family transcriptional regulator: MRPYDTQKWFLLQNKAIEVLVREGFTGFSMQKLAREAGLSVGSIYTYYQDKDELLLRCFGHAVGMETGAALRLFRPDMGLEKCYN; this comes from the coding sequence ATGCGCCCGTACGACACCCAAAAATGGTTCCTCCTGCAAAACAAGGCGATAGAAGTACTCGTCAGGGAGGGCTTTACCGGGTTTAGCATGCAAAAGCTGGCGCGGGAAGCCGGTCTGTCGGTGGGAAGCATCTATACCTATTACCAGGACAAGGACGAGCTCCTTTTACGGTGCTTTGGACACGCGGTGGGGATGGAAACCGGAGCGGCCCTGCGGTTGTTCCGCCCGGACATGGGGTTGGAAAAATGTTACAACTGA